Sequence from the Neorhizobium sp. NCHU2750 genome:
CGCTGCGGCCTTCATGAATTGTCTCTTGAGCATTGGTGATTTCTCCGCGTTATAGAATTCCGTTGTCCGCAGTGCGGCTGTTCCCGTTTATGCGATGTCAGTTTTTCTGCATTTCTCTTTATTGACTAGACAAATTACCGATGTTCGTCCGTTGGTCAACGGGGTGGTGGCGGGGATTTTTCTAGCTGATTAAGTGTCCACCGATGTAATCCGCCAAATCGGCATTTCTGCTGGTTGCGCCTTGGCCGAGAAGATTGGCCACCAGCATGGCGGATTCGTACAGCGCAGGCTCGCGCCGCCAGGCGAGGACCAACGGCATGTCATAGACGGAAGGCAGGCGAAGTGCCGCGATACGCTCATTCATTCCCCGTATTGCGGACAGGGGCAACAGGGAGAGATAGTCGTGGCGGACGACAAGATTGGCGATGACCGGGATGGAGTCGATTTCGGTCACGATGAGCCCCGCTCGCTCATTCGGCTGCAGAATGTCATCGACAAGAAGGGTGAACCTCTGCCTCAGGCCGCTCTTGAGGCTGGGCAACGCCAGTCTGCCGTTGAGCAATAGCTTGCGGATGTCGCCATCGCAGGATCGAACCAGATTCGGAGAGCCGACAAGCGCAAGCGGGGAGCGGGAAAGAACGTGGTGATCGAGCAGGGCCGGTATCTCGTCCGTGTCAAGCAGGACAAGGTCATGCTGGCGGCGATCGAGACCTGTGAGCAGTTCGTCGGCATTGTTGCTCGATATATAGAGTGCCGTGCGCGGCTGCAGCCGAGGCCAGTCGGCGGCGAGCATTGCAAGGTCGACCGCGATCTGGCTTTCCCACCCGAGCGGTGTGACGACCCCAAAGCGGACCCTGCGTGCGGCGTGACGGAAACGCTCGTCGGACTGTTCGCAGAGATGTTGCCAGAGACGGCAAAGTTCCTGCGACGCATCGAGCGCCTGATTGCCCTCTCCGGTGAAGGTGACCCCGGACACGGCGCGTTCCAGAAGTCGGATGCCTATCTGCTCTTCCAGAGCGTTGACCTGTCGCGTCAGCTGCGGCTGTCCCATGCCAAGTTCGCTTGCTGCGGCCCGGATACTGCCAGTCCGGCCGATCACCACCAGGCGTGACAGGGCGAGCATCGACAGAGCAGGCATCGTTGCCGCCGTCCGGCCGCCGAGCCCGGCCAGTCGCTCCACGAGATCGGCCGCGAGCTTCAGTTGATGCTTGACGCGCCGGCCCTCCAGGGTCGGCATCAGGCGACTGCCGGCCCTGGTCGTAAGGGGCACCGCCAGCTGGGTCTGAAGGCGCGACAATGCATCTGACACGGTCGCTGGTGGCCTCCCAAGAATACGGGCGGCTTCCCGGACATTGCCAAGCGAAAGGACATGATAGGCCGCGATCAGGGTGGATGTATCCAAGGGGATCCCTCTTTGCTTGCCAAAAACGGTACAGCAAGCGGAGTGTCCGGGATATGGGATATCCCGAACGACGGGCGATTTCCATAAACTGACTGTAT
This genomic interval carries:
- a CDS encoding LysR family transcriptional regulator — protein: MDTSTLIAAYHVLSLGNVREAARILGRPPATVSDALSRLQTQLAVPLTTRAGSRLMPTLEGRRVKHQLKLAADLVERLAGLGGRTAATMPALSMLALSRLVVIGRTGSIRAAASELGMGQPQLTRQVNALEEQIGIRLLERAVSGVTFTGEGNQALDASQELCRLWQHLCEQSDERFRHAARRVRFGVVTPLGWESQIAVDLAMLAADWPRLQPRTALYISSNNADELLTGLDRRQHDLVLLDTDEIPALLDHHVLSRSPLALVGSPNLVRSCDGDIRKLLLNGRLALPSLKSGLRQRFTLLVDDILQPNERAGLIVTEIDSIPVIANLVVRHDYLSLLPLSAIRGMNERIAALRLPSVYDMPLVLAWRREPALYESAMLVANLLGQGATSRNADLADYIGGHLIS